From a region of the Gossypium raimondii isolate GPD5lz chromosome 10, ASM2569854v1, whole genome shotgun sequence genome:
- the LOC105777384 gene encoding CBL-interacting serine/threonine-protein kinase 7, with the protein MPSVASLPPPPQIPTLSRIKTPASILLGKYELGRLLGRGSFAKVHEATSLEDNNSVVAIKIIDKTKTVDAAMEPRIIREVSAMRRLQHHPNILKIHEVMASKTKIYLVMELASGGELFSKVLRRGRLTESAARRYFSQLVSALHFCHLNGVAHRDVKPQNLLLDQSGNLKVSDFGLSALPEQLNDVGLLHTACGTPAYTAPEVVLRKGYNGSKADAWSCGVILFVLLAGYLPFDDGNLMTMYKKIQRREFQFPSWISKQAKAIIWQLLDPNPDTRMNIAKLMETSWFKRTSKAFPSSNSQQESLLHDRKLQHDMVCNGVNAFDIIALSSGLDLSGLLEGGDNKRKERRYTTSMELDGVMERVREVGERLGYRVERGKRGVMGLGKGRVVVVVEVVEVAEVFVLVEVKVMDGGVEFEEGQWVDLEAGLGDVFVSWDNGALG; encoded by the coding sequence ATGCCGTCAGTGGCTTCACTTCCACCACCACCACAGATACCGACACTCAGCCGTATTAAAACACCAGCAAGTATACTTTTAGGTAAGTATGAATTGGGTCGGTTGTTAGGCCGTGGAAGCTTTGCAAAAGTTCACGAGGCAACTTCTCTTGAGGACAATAACAGCGTTGTGGCGATCAAGATCATAGACAAAACGAAAACAGTAGATGCCGCCATGGAACCGAGGATAATCCGGGAAGTTTCAGCTATGCGCCGCCTACAACATCACCCGAACATTCTTAAAATCCACGAGGTGATGGCCTCAAAGACCAAGATTTACCTCGTCATGGAACTAGCCTCCGGTGGTGAACTCTTCTCCAAAGTGTTACGCCGTGGCCGATTAACTGAATCCGCCGCACGTAGGTACTTCTCCCAACTCGTCTCCGCTCTCCACTTCTGCCACCTAAACGGTGTCGCCCACCGTGATGTGAAGCCTCAAAATCTGTTGTTAGATCAAAGTGGAAATCTTAAAGTTTCGGACTTTGGTCTCTCGGCTCTACCAGAACAGCTAAACGACGTCGGTCTTCTGCATACAGCTTGTGGAACGCCGGCTTATACAGCTCCTGAGGTTGTCCTGAGAAAAGGGTATAACGGTTCCAAGGCGGATGCTTGGTCTTGTGGTGTCATTTTATTTGTTCTGTTGGCAGGTTATTTACCCTTTGATGATGGTAACTTAATGACTATGTACAAAAAGATTCAACGAAGGGAGTTTCAATTTCCATCTTGGATATCAAAGCAAGCAAAAGCTATAATATGGCAGCTTTTAGACCCGAACCCCGACACAAGAATGAACATAGCCAAGTTAATGGAAACTTCATGGTTTAAGAGGACTTCAAAGGCGTTTCCATCATCCAACAGCCAACAAGAAAGTTTGTTACATGACAGGAAGTTGCAACATGATATGGTTTGTAATGGAGTTAATGCTTTTGATATAATAGCTTTGTCTTCAGGGTTGGATTTGTCAGGGCTTTTAGAAGGAGGGGATAATAAGAGGAAGGAAAGGAGGTATACAACTTCAATGGAGTTGGATGGGGTAATGGAGAGGGTTAGGGAGGTAGGGGAGAGATTGGGGTACAGAGTGGAGAGAGGGAAAAGAGGGGTTATGGGGTTAGGGAAAGGGAGGGTGGTAGTGGTGGTGGAGGTGGTAGAGGTGGCAGAGGTGTTTGTTTTGGTGGAGGTTAAGGTGATGGATGGTGGGGTAGAGTTTGAGGAAGGGCAGTGGGTGGATCTGGAAGCCGGCCTTGGAGACGTTTTTGTTTCTTGGGATAATGGTGCTTTAGGGTGA
- the LOC105777385 gene encoding photosynthetic NDH subunit of subcomplex B 5, chloroplastic — protein sequence MKMAVQAALSVVSVSSVPKIRCKKVETRVNVMKNQREVGLVKFKLVRNHGDGRINFTRLNAAGLSEIEPDLNEDPVDRWATNSVSSEDFKYGEYDGHHTYFEGEEKGTFWGAIADDIEAIEPPTGFQGFISWLFLPAVAAGMFFNVPGEYLFIGAGVFTAIFCIIEMDKPDKPHHFEPQIYNMERGARDKLINDYNTMSIWDFNEKYGDLWDFTIKKDDITKR from the exons atgaaaatggcaGTTCAGGCAGCACTCTCAGTTGTCTCTGTAAGTTCAGTGCCTAAAATCAGGTGTAAGAAGGTTGAAACCAGAGTTAATGTAATGAAGAACCAAAGAGAGGTTGGTCTTGTTAAGTTCAAGCTGGTTAGAAACCATGGGGATGGAAGAATCAACTTCACAAGATTGAATGCTGCAGGGTTGTCTGAGATTGAACCTGATCTCAATGAAGACCCTGTTGACAGATGGGCCACCAACAGCGTCAGCTCT GAAGATTTTAAGTATGGGGAATATGATGGGCACCATACTTACTTTGAAGGAGAGGAGAAAG GAACATTTTGGGGAGCCATTGCTGATGACATTGAAGCTATTGAACCTCCAACAGGATTCCAAGGCTTTATTTCATGGCTCTTCCTCCCTGCAGTTGCTGCCGGAATGTTTTTCAATGTTCCA GGGGAGTACTTGTTCATAGGAGCTGGAGTGTTTACggctatattttgtataattgagATGGATAAACCAGATAAGCCTCACCACTTTGAGCCACAGATATATAACATGGAAAGGGGAGCTCGTGATAAGTTAATAAATGACTACAATACCATGAGCATTTGGGATTTTAATGAGAAATATGGAGATCTCTGGGATTTCACTATCAAGAAAGATGATATAACAAAGAGATAA
- the LOC105775039 gene encoding serine/threonine receptor-like kinase NFP, which translates to MRIKPHQQVFFSWFLILFLFHGSQTQPSTTGYTCTPNQTTYPCQTYVFYRATAPNFLDLASIGDLFHVSRLMISQPSNISSPSSLLIPYQSLFVPITCSCNSVTATFGSLSAANLTYTIKGGDTFYLVSTRNFQNLTTYQSVEVFNPSSVPTRLKIGGEIVFPIFCKCPNETQAKTGVNYLVSYVFQPYDNLSLVASRFGVRTHDINNMNGNKIHPFDTIFIPVNKLPVLPQPKAPSAASPGNAEKKRAIVGLAIGLGICGVLLIFFFAVLLYRDVFSKKRDMERPEDNQKIQFNRPGMLMKGNEVNLMADVSDCLDMYRVFNIEELREATDCFNESCLIQGSVYKGSINGGTYAIKKMKWNACEELKILQKVNHGNLVKLEGFCIDPEDTTCYLVYEFIENGCLYSCLHQNNNGKLNWKTRLRIAVDVANGLQYIHEHTRPKVVHKDIKSGNILLDSNMRAKIANFGLAKSGCNAITMHIVGTQGYIAPEYVADGVVSTKMDVFSFGVVLLELVSGREAIGEGGKLLWGSVNGVLDGSEERKVKKVKEFMDGGLEGGGCWMESVMNVMGIAIACVNKDPRRRPRMVDVVYALSMTHDLFFHVSEDGLSPPLFPR; encoded by the exons atgagaatCAAACCCCACCAGCAAGTGTTTTTCTCTTGGTTCCTTATCTTGTTTCTCTTCCATGGTTCCCAAACCCAACCAAGCACCACAGGCTACACTTGCACACCTAACCAGACCACTTATCCATGCCAAACCTACGTTTTCTACAGAGCCACCGCTCCTAACTTCCTTGACCTGGCTTCCATTGGCGATCTTTTCCATGTTAGTCGTCTAATGATATCACAACCAAGCAATATTTCCTCCCCTTCGTCTCTTCTCATCCCTTACCAGTCCCTCTTTGTTCCCATAACATGTTCTTGTAACTCCGTTACCGCTACTTTTGGTAGCCTTTCAGCTGCCAACCTCACTTACACAATCAAAGGAGGCGATACTTTCTATCTCGTGTCAACTAGGAACTTTCAAAACCTTACCACTTACCAATCTGTCGAAGTTTTCAATCCGAGTTCCGTCCCTACCCGACTCAAAATAGGGGGCGAAATTGTCTTTCCGATCTTCTGCAAGTGTCCTAATGAAACTCAGGCTAAAACTGGAGTGAATTACCTTGTTTCTTATGTGTTTCAGCCTTATGACAACTTATCATTAGTCGCCTCAAGATTCGGAGTTCGAACTCATGATATAAACAACATGAATGGAAATAAAATACACCCTTTTGATACCATTTTCATTCCAGTTAATAAACTGCCTGTGTTACCTCAGCCTAAGGCACCTTCAGCAGCCTCTCCTGGAAATGCTGAGAAGAAAAGGGCCATAGTAGGATTGGCAATTGGGTTGGGAATTTGTGGGgttcttttgatatttttctttgctGTGTTGCTTTATAGGGATGTCTTTTCCAAGAAAAGAGACATGGAAAGGCCTGAGGATAATCAGAAGATACAGTTTAATAGGCCAGGGATGCTAATGAAGGGAAATGAAGTAAATTTGATGGCGGATGTGTCAGATTGCTTGGATATGTACAGGGTGTTCAATATTGAAGAACTTAGAGAAGCCACTGATTGCTTTAATGAGAGTTGTTTGATTCAAGGATCTGTTTATAAAGGTTCCATTAATGGAGGTACCTATGCCATAAAGAAGATGAAGTGGAATGCATGTGAAGAGCTTAAGATCTTACAGAAG GTAAACCATGGAAATCTGGTGAAGTTGGAGGGGTTTTGCATAGACCCTGAAGATACAACTTGCTATCTGGTATACGAGTTCATCGAAAATGGCTGCCTTTACTCTTGTCTTCATCAAAACAACAATGGAAAACTAAATTGGAAAACAAGGTTAAGGATTGCCGTTGATGTGGCAAACGGTCTGCAATACATCCATGAGCATACAAGGCCAAAAGTTGTACACAAAGACATCAAAAGCGGCAACATTCTGTTGGATTCCAACATGAGGGCCAAAATTGCTAATTTCGGACTGGCCAAATCCGGCTGCAATGCAATAACCATGCACATCGTTGGCACCCAAGGTTACATTGCGCCCGAATATGTTGCGGACGGGGTGGTGTCGACGAAGATGGATGTTTTCTCTTTTGGGGTTGTTTTGCTTGAGCTAGTGTCTGGCAGGGAAGCCATTGGTGAAGGAGGGAAGCTGCTTTGGGGAAGTGTTAATGGGGTTTTGGATGGGAGTGAGGAGAGAAAGGTGAAGAAAGTGAAGGAGTTTATGGATGGAGGTTTAGAAGGAGGGGGGTGTTGGATGGAGAGTGTGATGAATGTAATGGGGATTGCCATCGCATGTGTGAATAAAGACCCAAGGAGGAGGCCTAGGATGGTGGATGTTGTATATGCTTTGTCCATGACCCATGATTTGTTTTTCCATGTCTCGGAAGATGGGTTATCCCCTCCTCTTTTTCCAAGGTGA